From Streptomyces sp. Edi4, one genomic window encodes:
- a CDS encoding NUDIX hydrolase codes for MSTAPGKTVLAAGCVLWRRPPQDGAPVFRDAARTRPNAIEVCLVHRPKYDDWSHPKGKLRRGEDALAGALREVLEETGYTCVPGERLPTAYYTDPQGRPKRVEYWAAEAGGGHFTPSAEVDRLLWLPPGAAHQRLTEPRDRQLLLALLDLPRPA; via the coding sequence ATGAGCACCGCACCCGGAAAAACCGTCCTCGCGGCGGGCTGCGTCCTGTGGCGCCGCCCGCCCCAGGACGGCGCGCCCGTCTTTCGCGACGCCGCCCGTACCCGCCCGAACGCCATCGAGGTCTGCCTCGTACACCGGCCGAAATACGACGACTGGTCCCACCCCAAGGGCAAGTTGCGCCGGGGGGAGGACGCGCTCGCGGGGGCGCTGCGCGAGGTGCTTGAGGAGACCGGGTACACCTGCGTGCCGGGCGAACGCCTGCCCACCGCGTACTACACGGACCCGCAGGGCCGACCCAAACGCGTCGAGTACTGGGCCGCCGAGGCGGGCGGGGGCCATTTCACGCCCAGCGCGGAGGTCGACCGGCTGCTCTGGCTGCCCCCGGGCGCCGCCCACCAGCGCCTCACCGAGCCCCGCGACCGCCAGTTGCTGCTCGCGCTGCTCGACCTGCCGCGCCCCGCCTGA
- a CDS encoding bifunctional lytic transglycosylase/C40 family peptidase, giving the protein MVAGIGFGVCLSFITLLVVGTYSAAAGLASSAGGAVGLAKGAVPAAYQPLVQRWGTYCASLNPAMLAAQLYSESGWKTNAVSPVNAQGIAQFMPDTWATHGIDGNGDGKRDIWDPADAIPSAASYDCELAKYVKGVPGDASDNMLAAYNAGAYAVIHYKGVPPYSETQGYVKTIRSLEKSFAAPVGRVQPSQQAAGAIYYAQQKLGTPYLWGGEGTPEQGGRFDCSGLTQAAYQSVGITLPRVANDQYNAGPHPARDELLPGDLVFFSTDLGNSRAIHHVGLYVGGGYMINAPYTGAVIRFDKIDAPDYFGATRVTKDGAAALPTLKPGA; this is encoded by the coding sequence ATGGTCGCCGGGATCGGGTTCGGGGTGTGCCTGAGCTTCATCACGCTGCTCGTTGTCGGTACGTATTCGGCCGCGGCGGGCCTGGCCTCCTCGGCGGGCGGCGCGGTCGGCCTGGCCAAGGGGGCCGTACCGGCCGCCTATCAGCCGCTGGTGCAGAGGTGGGGCACCTACTGCGCCAGCCTCAACCCGGCCATGCTCGCGGCCCAGCTCTACTCGGAGAGCGGCTGGAAGACCAACGCCGTCAGCCCGGTCAACGCCCAGGGCATCGCCCAGTTCATGCCCGACACCTGGGCGACCCACGGTATCGACGGCAACGGTGACGGCAAACGGGACATCTGGGACCCGGCGGATGCCATTCCGTCAGCGGCCTCGTACGACTGTGAATTGGCCAAATATGTCAAGGGCGTACCCGGGGACGCGAGCGACAACATGCTCGCCGCCTACAACGCGGGCGCCTATGCCGTCATCCACTACAAGGGTGTTCCGCCCTACAGCGAGACCCAGGGTTACGTGAAGACCATTCGCTCCCTGGAGAAGAGCTTCGCCGCCCCCGTCGGGCGTGTGCAGCCCTCCCAGCAGGCGGCCGGCGCCATCTACTACGCGCAGCAGAAGCTGGGGACGCCCTATCTGTGGGGTGGGGAGGGGACGCCCGAGCAAGGGGGACGGTTCGACTGTTCCGGGCTGACGCAGGCCGCGTACCAGAGCGTCGGGATCACTTTGCCGCGCGTCGCCAACGACCAGTACAACGCCGGCCCGCACCCCGCGCGGGACGAACTGCTTCCGGGGGACCTCGTCTTCTTCTCGACCGACCTCGGCAACTCCCGGGCCATTCACCACGTGGGGCTCTACGTGGGTGGCGGGTACATGATCAACGCGCCCTACACCGGCGCCGTCATCCGCTTCGACAAGATCGACGCGCCGGACTACTTCGGCGCGACCCGGGTCACCAAGGACGGCGCGGCCGCGCTGCCGACGCTCAAACCGGGGGCTTGA
- a CDS encoding inorganic phosphate transporter produces the protein MDTFALIVTIGVALGFTYTNGFHDSANAIATSVSTRALTPRAALAMAAVMNLAGAFLGSGVAKTVSEGLISTPEGNKGMGILFAALVGAIIWNLVTWYFGLPSSSSHALFGGMVGAALAGGTTVYWSGVLDKIVIPMFISPVIGLIVGYLVMCAILWLFRKSNPHKAKRGFRIAQTVSAAGMALGHGLQDAQKTMGIVVMALTIADVQSAGDEIPIWVKFACAAMLSLGTYAGGWRIMRTLGRKIIELDPPQGFAAEATGASIMFGSSFLFQAPISTTHVITSAIMGVGATKRVNAVRWGVAKNIILGWFITMPAAGAVAAVSYLVVQLCFG, from the coding sequence ATGGACACCTTTGCGTTGATCGTGACCATTGGCGTCGCGCTCGGATTCACGTACACGAACGGCTTTCACGACTCGGCGAACGCCATCGCCACCTCGGTCTCGACGCGGGCGCTGACCCCGAGGGCCGCCCTCGCGATGGCCGCGGTCATGAACCTCGCCGGCGCCTTCCTCGGCAGCGGCGTGGCCAAGACCGTGAGCGAGGGGCTGATCTCCACGCCCGAGGGCAACAAGGGGATGGGCATCCTGTTCGCGGCGCTGGTCGGCGCGATCATCTGGAACCTGGTCACCTGGTACTTCGGGCTGCCGTCCTCCTCCTCGCACGCCCTGTTCGGCGGGATGGTGGGAGCGGCGCTGGCCGGCGGGACCACCGTGTACTGGTCCGGCGTGCTCGACAAGATCGTCATCCCGATGTTCATCTCGCCGGTGATCGGCCTGATCGTCGGTTACCTGGTGATGTGCGCGATCCTGTGGCTGTTCCGCAAGTCGAACCCGCACAAGGCCAAGCGTGGATTCCGTATCGCGCAGACCGTCTCGGCGGCCGGCATGGCGCTCGGGCACGGCCTCCAGGACGCGCAGAAGACCATGGGCATCGTGGTGATGGCGCTGACCATCGCCGATGTGCAGTCCGCCGGGGACGAGATCCCGATCTGGGTCAAGTTCGCGTGTGCGGCGATGCTGTCGCTCGGTACGTACGCGGGTGGCTGGCGGATCATGCGGACGCTGGGGCGGAAGATCATCGAGTTGGATCCGCCGCAGGGGTTCGCGGCGGAGGCCACCGGGGCGTCGATCATGTTCGGGTCGTCGTTCCTGTTCCAGGCGCCGATCTCCACGACGCATGTGATCACGTCGGCGATCATGGGTGTGGGGGCGACCAAGCGGGTCAACGCGGTGCGGTGGGGGGTCGCGAAGAACATCATCCTGGGGTGGTTCATCACGATGCCGGCTGCGGGGGCGGTCGCTGCGGTCAGCTATCTCGTGGTTCAGCTCTGCTTCGGCTGA
- the pstC gene encoding phosphate ABC transporter permease subunit PstC produces the protein MASSLVTDTPPPPAPAPAARRKQSTGRAGDTIFLGLSRGSGVLLLVVMAAIAIFLSIRAGIAISKDQGNFLTTFDWNPAGTPPAFGIAVLLFGTIVSSVIAMAIAVPVAVGIALFISHYAPRKLAAPLAYVVDLLAAVPSIVYGIWGALFLVPYLGGLNEWLDTYLGWTFLFEKTEVGVARSIFTVGILLAIMILPIVTSVSREVFLQVPRMNEEAALALGATRWEVIRLSVLPFGRSGVISASMLGLGRALGETMAVATVLSPSYVLSLHLLNPGGGTFAQNIAAKFDEANQLGRDALIASGLVLFVLTLLVNGGARMIIARRKEYSGANA, from the coding sequence ATGGCCTCTTCTCTCGTCACGGACACACCTCCGCCACCCGCTCCCGCCCCGGCAGCACGCCGCAAGCAGTCCACCGGCCGCGCGGGCGACACCATCTTCCTCGGGCTCTCCCGGGGCTCGGGCGTTCTGCTCCTGGTCGTCATGGCGGCCATCGCCATCTTCCTGAGCATCCGGGCCGGCATCGCGATATCGAAGGACCAGGGCAACTTTCTGACCACCTTCGACTGGAACCCGGCCGGCACCCCGCCGGCGTTCGGCATCGCGGTCCTGCTCTTCGGCACCATCGTCAGCTCGGTCATCGCGATGGCCATCGCGGTCCCGGTCGCCGTCGGCATCGCCCTGTTCATCTCGCACTACGCGCCGCGCAAGCTGGCCGCGCCCCTCGCGTACGTCGTCGACCTGCTCGCCGCCGTGCCCTCGATCGTCTACGGCATCTGGGGCGCCCTGTTCCTCGTGCCCTACCTCGGCGGCCTCAACGAGTGGCTCGACACCTACCTCGGCTGGACGTTCCTCTTCGAGAAGACCGAAGTCGGCGTCGCCCGCTCCATCTTCACCGTCGGCATCCTGCTCGCGATCATGATCCTGCCGATCGTGACCAGCGTCAGCCGCGAGGTCTTCCTCCAGGTCCCGCGCATGAACGAAGAGGCCGCCCTGGCCCTCGGCGCGACCCGCTGGGAGGTCATCCGCCTCTCGGTGCTGCCGTTCGGCCGCTCCGGCGTCATCTCCGCCTCGATGCTGGGCCTCGGCCGCGCGCTCGGCGAGACGATGGCCGTCGCCACGGTCCTCTCACCCAGCTACGTCCTCTCGCTGCACCTGCTCAACCCGGGCGGCGGCACCTTCGCGCAGAACATCGCCGCGAAGTTCGACGAGGCCAACCAGCTCGGCCGCGACGCCCTGATCGCCTCCGGCCTTGTCCTCTTCGTCCTCACCCTGCTGGTCAACGGCGGCGCCCGCATGATCATCGCCCGCCGCAAGGAGTACTCGGGGGCCAACGCATGA
- a CDS encoding metal-sensitive transcriptional regulator has protein sequence MTTTEAAGPPAEPPVTDHDRGVHGYHDQKDEHLKRLRRIEGQIRGLQRMVDEDVYCIDILTQVSASTKALQSFALQLLEEHLRHCVADAAVKGGDEIDAKVEEATKAIARMLRT, from the coding sequence ATGACGACCACCGAGGCGGCCGGCCCCCCGGCCGAGCCCCCTGTGACCGATCACGACCGCGGCGTGCACGGCTACCACGACCAGAAGGACGAGCACCTCAAGCGGTTGCGCCGGATCGAGGGCCAGATCCGCGGCCTGCAACGGATGGTCGACGAGGACGTCTACTGCATCGACATACTCACCCAGGTCTCGGCGTCGACCAAGGCGTTGCAGTCCTTCGCACTCCAACTCCTCGAGGAGCACCTGCGGCACTGCGTCGCGGACGCGGCGGTGAAGGGCGGGGACGAGATCGACGCGAAGGTGGAAGAGGCGACGAAGGCGATCGCCCGCATGCTGCGAACGTGA
- the pstB gene encoding phosphate ABC transporter ATP-binding protein PstB produces MAKRIDVSGLSAYYGAHKAIDDISMTVEPRSVTAFIGPSGCGKSTFLRTLNRMHEVTPGGRVEGKVLLDDENLYGAAVDPVAVRRTVGMVFQRPNPFPTMSIFDNVAAGLRLNGTVKKSELAGVVEKSLKGANLWNEVKDRLNKPGSGLSGGQQQRLCIARAIAVEPDVLLMDEPCSALDPISTLAIEDLIGELKERFTIVIVTHNMQQAARVSDRTAFFNLAAVGQPGKLIEIDETERIFSNPSVQATEDYISGRFG; encoded by the coding sequence ATGGCCAAGCGAATCGACGTATCCGGCCTCTCCGCCTACTACGGCGCCCACAAGGCGATCGACGACATCTCCATGACCGTCGAGCCGCGCTCCGTGACCGCCTTCATCGGGCCGTCCGGCTGCGGCAAGTCCACCTTCCTGCGCACCCTCAACCGCATGCACGAGGTGACCCCCGGCGGCCGCGTCGAGGGCAAGGTGCTGCTCGACGACGAGAACCTGTACGGGGCCGCGGTCGACCCGGTCGCGGTGCGCCGCACGGTCGGCATGGTCTTCCAGCGCCCCAACCCGTTCCCCACCATGTCGATCTTCGACAACGTGGCGGCGGGGCTGCGTCTGAACGGTACGGTCAAGAAGAGCGAGCTGGCCGGCGTCGTCGAGAAGTCCCTCAAGGGCGCGAACCTCTGGAACGAGGTGAAGGACCGCCTCAACAAGCCGGGTTCCGGTCTGTCGGGCGGCCAGCAGCAGCGGCTGTGCATAGCGCGGGCCATCGCGGTGGAACCGGACGTCCTGCTCATGGACGAGCCCTGCTCGGCGCTCGACCCGATCTCCACGCTCGCGATCGAGGACCTGATCGGGGAGCTGAAGGAGCGCTTCACGATCGTGATCGTGACCCACAACATGCAGCAGGCGGCGCGGGTCTCGGACCGTACGGCGTTCTTCAACCTCGCGGCGGTCGGGCAGCCCGGCAAGCTGATCGAGATCGACGAGACCGAGCGGATCTTCTCCAACCCGTCCGTGCAGGCCACGGAGGACTACATCTCGGGCCGCTTCGGCTAG
- the pstS gene encoding phosphate ABC transporter substrate-binding protein PstS — protein sequence MKLQRKNRLRATALGVIAVSSALALTACGSDNNSGGGSTGGTGGTASGAASNVKCDGAKGQVLASGSSAQKNAMDLWVKNYMAACKDAQINYKSSSSGEGIVAFTQGTVAFAGSDSPLNPQQAADSKKVCTGGQGINLPMVGGPIAIGFHVEGVDSLVLDAPTLAKIFNGKITKWNDEAIAKLNQGAKLPDLAIQAFHRSEDSGTTENLTKYLSATAKSDWTYAPAKKWAAPGGQAASGSAGVAAQVKQTNGAIGYFELSYASAQSIKTVDINTGASAPVKASSANASTAIAAAKIAGTGKDLALKLDYTTKADNAYPIVLVTYEVACDKGNKAATLPAVKSFLSYAASTDGQKLLTDASYAPIPSEINSKVIETINSLS from the coding sequence GTGAAGCTTCAGCGCAAGAACCGGCTCCGCGCCACCGCCCTCGGCGTCATCGCCGTGTCCAGCGCCCTGGCCCTCACGGCGTGCGGCAGCGACAACAACAGCGGCGGCGGGAGCACGGGCGGTACGGGTGGCACGGCGTCGGGCGCCGCCTCGAACGTGAAGTGCGACGGCGCCAAGGGCCAGGTCCTGGCCTCCGGCTCCTCCGCCCAGAAGAACGCCATGGACCTGTGGGTCAAGAACTACATGGCGGCCTGCAAGGACGCGCAGATCAACTACAAGTCCTCCTCCTCCGGTGAGGGCATCGTCGCGTTCACCCAGGGCACGGTCGCCTTCGCCGGCTCCGACTCGCCGCTCAACCCGCAGCAGGCGGCGGACTCCAAGAAGGTCTGCACCGGCGGCCAGGGCATCAACCTGCCGATGGTCGGCGGTCCGATCGCGATCGGCTTCCACGTCGAGGGCGTCGACAGCCTCGTCCTGGACGCGCCGACCCTCGCCAAGATCTTCAACGGCAAGATCACCAAGTGGAACGACGAGGCGATCGCCAAGCTGAACCAGGGCGCCAAGCTCCCCGACCTCGCGATCCAGGCGTTCCACCGCTCCGAGGACTCCGGCACCACCGAGAACCTGACCAAGTACCTCAGCGCCACGGCCAAGTCCGACTGGACCTACGCCCCGGCCAAGAAGTGGGCCGCCCCCGGCGGCCAGGCCGCCTCCGGCTCCGCGGGCGTGGCCGCCCAGGTCAAGCAGACCAACGGCGCCATCGGCTACTTCGAGCTCTCCTACGCCTCCGCCCAGTCGATCAAGACCGTCGACATCAACACCGGCGCCTCCGCCCCGGTCAAGGCCAGCTCCGCGAACGCCTCCACCGCCATCGCCGCCGCGAAGATCGCCGGCACCGGCAAGGACCTCGCCCTGAAGCTGGACTACACGACCAAGGCCGACAACGCCTACCCGATCGTCCTGGTGACGTACGAGGTCGCCTGCGACAAGGGCAACAAGGCCGCCACCCTCCCCGCGGTCAAGTCCTTCCTCTCCTACGCCGCGAGCACCGACGGGCAGAAGCTGCTCACCGACGCCAGCTACGCGCCGATCCCGTCCGAGATCAACTCCAAGGTCATCGAGACGATCAACTCGCTCTCGTAG
- a CDS encoding phosphatase PAP2 family protein gives MAGLAFDGANPDVSLLYDINGLAKDAPSWLDQAVAFVGEYGILLGLVLVVLWCWWSVRRAEDRQSAVVSVAGIVWAPLAAGIAVLVNIPIRDFVERPRPFLDHKGLDVLVGGKADFSFVSDHATLAMAIGAGLFVAHRKFGLIALGLALLEGFCRVYMGVHYPTDVVGGFALGTAVTLLLAPLAQLLLTPVVAAVARSRRLGLLVHSRRTLTVVPAAAGGAIERPGSTERDLAA, from the coding sequence ATGGCTGGACTCGCATTCGATGGAGCGAATCCCGATGTCAGCCTGCTCTACGACATCAACGGACTCGCCAAGGACGCCCCTTCCTGGCTCGACCAAGCCGTGGCCTTCGTCGGCGAGTACGGGATCCTGCTCGGCCTCGTGCTTGTCGTGCTGTGGTGCTGGTGGAGCGTGCGGCGCGCGGAGGACCGGCAGTCCGCGGTCGTCTCGGTCGCCGGGATCGTGTGGGCGCCGCTGGCCGCCGGGATCGCCGTCCTGGTCAACATCCCCATCCGGGACTTCGTGGAGCGGCCGAGGCCCTTCCTCGACCACAAGGGGCTCGACGTCCTGGTCGGCGGCAAGGCCGACTTCTCCTTCGTCAGCGACCACGCCACCCTCGCCATGGCGATCGGTGCCGGGCTCTTCGTCGCCCACCGCAAGTTCGGCCTGATCGCGCTGGGGCTCGCCCTGCTCGAAGGGTTCTGCCGGGTCTACATGGGCGTCCACTACCCGACCGACGTCGTGGGCGGCTTCGCGCTCGGCACCGCCGTCACGCTGCTGCTCGCCCCGCTCGCCCAACTGCTGCTCACCCCGGTGGTCGCGGCCGTCGCCCGCTCGCGGCGGCTCGGGCTCCTCGTGCACTCGCGGCGCACCCTCACGGTGGTCCCGGCGGCGGCCGGCGGCGCGATCGAGCGGCCGGGCTCCACCGAGCGCGATCTGGCGGCCTGA
- a CDS encoding FAD-binding oxidoreductase, with protein sequence MRRRTLLTAAAGSAATALATTGCGPAAHPGPAPATIPPTRSPSPSSPATAQAPADWNALAHSLEGRLVRPGDADYAAARQLYNTRFDSQKPDAVAYVAHEADVQECLAYARTHHTPVSIRSGGHDYAGWSSGTGRLVIDVSRLASVSSDGTIGAGARLLDVYTGLAKNGRTIPGGSCPTVAVSGLTLGGGHGVTARAYGLACDSLTTVDLITADGRKLRASEQQNPDLFWALRGAGNGNFGVVTGLTFRTHDAPRGVTAYLTWPWRQAQAVIGAWQEWGPDQPDEIWSAAHLAGGAGGANPTLTIAAFSLGTYGDLQNALDRLADRAGASASSVSLHRTGFQDAMLLYGGCSTYSQAQCHLPGTTAGRAPQGVLQRETYAAKSDFYTKALPSAGIRQLLGGAEEFTRIPAADNGGGGTIVLTALGGAINRVAPDATAFTHRTSRVLAQYIASWRPGTSGATQQSWLARTHDAMRPYASGAAYQNYPDPALTDWRTAYYGTAAPRLARLKKQYDPGRLFDFPQAL encoded by the coding sequence ATGCGCCGCCGCACTCTCCTCACCGCAGCCGCCGGCTCCGCCGCGACCGCACTGGCCACCACCGGCTGCGGCCCCGCCGCGCACCCCGGCCCCGCGCCGGCCACCATCCCGCCCACCCGCTCCCCGTCCCCGAGCTCCCCGGCCACCGCGCAGGCCCCGGCCGACTGGAACGCCCTGGCCCACTCCCTCGAAGGCAGACTCGTCCGCCCCGGTGACGCCGACTACGCCGCCGCCCGCCAGCTCTACAACACCCGCTTCGACAGCCAGAAACCCGACGCCGTCGCCTACGTGGCGCACGAGGCGGACGTACAGGAATGCCTGGCCTACGCCCGCACCCACCACACCCCCGTCTCGATCCGCAGCGGCGGCCACGACTACGCGGGCTGGTCGTCCGGAACCGGACGTCTCGTCATCGACGTGTCGCGGCTCGCCTCCGTGTCGTCCGACGGCACGATCGGCGCGGGCGCCCGGCTCCTGGACGTCTACACCGGCCTCGCCAAGAACGGCCGCACCATCCCCGGCGGCTCCTGCCCCACCGTCGCCGTCTCGGGCCTGACCCTGGGCGGCGGCCACGGCGTCACGGCCCGCGCGTACGGGCTCGCCTGCGACAGCCTGACCACCGTCGACCTCATCACCGCCGACGGCCGCAAACTGCGCGCGAGCGAGCAGCAGAACCCGGACCTCTTCTGGGCGCTGCGCGGCGCGGGCAACGGCAACTTCGGCGTGGTCACCGGCCTCACCTTCCGTACCCACGACGCGCCGCGCGGCGTGACGGCGTATCTGACCTGGCCCTGGCGGCAGGCGCAAGCGGTGATCGGCGCCTGGCAGGAGTGGGGCCCCGACCAGCCCGACGAGATCTGGAGCGCCGCGCATCTGGCCGGCGGAGCCGGCGGCGCCAACCCGACCCTGACCATCGCCGCGTTCTCCCTCGGCACGTACGGCGATCTACAGAACGCCCTGGACCGCCTCGCCGACCGCGCGGGCGCGTCCGCCTCCTCGGTGTCCCTGCACCGCACCGGCTTCCAGGACGCGATGCTCCTGTACGGGGGCTGCTCCACCTACAGCCAGGCCCAGTGCCATCTGCCCGGCACCACTGCGGGCCGCGCCCCGCAGGGCGTGCTCCAACGCGAGACGTACGCCGCGAAGTCCGACTTCTACACCAAGGCGCTGCCCTCGGCCGGCATACGCCAACTCCTCGGCGGCGCCGAGGAGTTCACCCGCATCCCCGCCGCCGACAACGGGGGCGGCGGCACCATCGTGCTCACCGCGCTCGGCGGCGCGATCAACCGGGTTGCACCCGACGCCACCGCCTTCACCCACCGCACCTCACGGGTGCTCGCCCAGTACATCGCCTCCTGGCGCCCCGGCACCTCGGGCGCGACCCAGCAGTCCTGGCTGGCCCGCACCCACGACGCGATGCGCCCGTACGCCTCGGGCGCGGCCTACCAGAACTACCCCGACCCCGCGCTCACCGATTGGCGCACGGCCTACTACGGCACGGCCGCGCCGCGGCTGGCGCGGCTGAAGAAGCAGTACGACCCGGGCAGACTCTTCGACTTCCCCCAGGCGCTCTGA
- the pstA gene encoding phosphate ABC transporter permease PstA: MSHVAVQDARPAATAPHKGSLSHRSLPRWAGAGFAVAAIALAVGIGLAFDLRSTVQWGLIAALLFILISYAVTTAVENKRQAKDRVATSLVWVCFILAVIPLFSLLWTTISRGTKVLNGYFLTHSMAGVPAFEQGGGIYHALIGTLEQIGIATLISAPLGLLTAVYLVEYGKGALAKAVTFFVDVMTGIPSIVAGLFILTLMLMFDLQPSGFMGSLALSILMMPVVVRSTEEMLKLVPNELREAALALGVPKWRTILKVVIPTAIGGITTGFMLAVARIAGETAPIMLLVFGSQLINTNPFEGAQSSLPFYIWEQYRVGSDASYDRAWAAALVLIAFVMILNLVARGIARWKAPKTGR; encoded by the coding sequence ATGAGTCACGTAGCCGTACAGGACGCCCGGCCGGCCGCCACGGCGCCTCACAAGGGCAGCCTCAGCCACCGCTCGCTGCCCCGCTGGGCCGGCGCCGGCTTCGCGGTCGCCGCGATCGCGCTCGCCGTGGGCATCGGCCTCGCCTTCGACCTGCGCAGCACGGTCCAGTGGGGCCTGATCGCGGCCCTGCTGTTCATCCTCATCTCCTACGCGGTCACCACGGCCGTCGAGAACAAGCGGCAGGCCAAGGACCGGGTGGCGACCTCCCTGGTCTGGGTCTGCTTCATCCTCGCCGTCATCCCGCTCTTCTCCCTCCTGTGGACGACGATCAGCCGCGGCACCAAGGTGCTCAACGGGTACTTCCTGACCCACTCGATGGCCGGCGTGCCCGCCTTCGAGCAGGGCGGCGGCATCTACCACGCGCTGATCGGCACCCTGGAGCAGATCGGCATCGCCACCCTGATCTCCGCGCCGCTCGGCCTGCTGACCGCGGTCTACCTCGTGGAGTACGGCAAGGGCGCGCTCGCCAAGGCCGTCACCTTCTTCGTCGACGTCATGACGGGCATCCCGTCCATCGTCGCGGGCCTGTTCATCCTCACCCTGATGCTGATGTTCGACCTCCAGCCATCGGGTTTCATGGGCTCGCTGGCCCTGTCGATCCTGATGATGCCGGTCGTGGTCCGCTCCACCGAGGAAATGCTCAAGCTCGTACCGAACGAGCTGCGCGAGGCGGCGCTTGCCCTCGGCGTACCGAAGTGGCGCACCATCCTGAAGGTGGTCATCCCCACCGCGATCGGCGGCATCACCACGGGCTTCATGCTCGCGGTCGCCCGCATCGCCGGCGAGACCGCCCCGATCATGCTGCTCGTCTTCGGCAGCCAGCTGATCAACACCAACCCCTTCGAAGGCGCTCAGTCCTCGCTCCCCTTCTACATCTGGGAGCAGTACCGGGTCGGCAGCGACGCCTCGTACGACCGCGCGTGGGCCGCCGCCCTCGTCCTGATCGCCTTCGTCATGATCCTCAATCTGGTGGCTCGCGGCATCGCCCGCTGGAAGGCCCCCAAGACCGGTCGCTGA
- a CDS encoding DUF47 family protein, whose amino-acid sequence MRFRLTPRETSFYDMFSASADNIVTGSKLLMELLGADSASRAEIAERMRAAEHAGDDATHAIFHQLNSSFITPFDREDIYNLASCLDDIMDFMEEAVDLVVLYNVEELPKGVEQQIEVLSRAAVLTAEAMPNLRTMSNLTEYWIEVNRLENQADQIHRKLLAHLFNGKYDAIEVLKLKQIVDVLEEAADAFEHVANTVETIAVKES is encoded by the coding sequence GTGCGCTTTCGTCTGACCCCCAGGGAGACGAGCTTCTACGACATGTTCTCCGCATCCGCGGACAACATCGTCACGGGCTCGAAGCTCCTCATGGAACTGCTCGGAGCGGATTCCGCGTCCCGGGCCGAGATCGCGGAGCGCATGCGGGCAGCGGAGCACGCGGGGGACGATGCCACCCACGCGATCTTCCACCAGCTGAACTCCTCCTTCATCACGCCGTTCGACCGCGAGGACATCTACAACCTCGCCTCGTGCCTCGACGACATCATGGACTTCATGGAGGAGGCCGTCGACCTGGTCGTCCTCTACAACGTGGAGGAACTGCCCAAGGGCGTCGAGCAGCAGATCGAGGTCCTGAGCCGGGCGGCCGTGCTGACCGCCGAGGCCATGCCCAACCTGCGCACGATGTCCAATCTGACCGAGTACTGGATCGAGGTCAACCGCCTGGAGAACCAGGCCGACCAGATCCACCGCAAGCTGCTCGCCCACCTCTTCAACGGCAAGTACGACGCCATCGAGGTGCTGAAGCTCAAGCAGATCGTGGACGTGCTCGAAGAGGCGGCGGACGCGTTCGAGCACGTGGCGAACACGGTGGAGACCATCGCCGTCAAGGAGTCCTGA